GTTCGGTGTCGCCGTCGCGCACCTGGGTCTCGGTGGCGCGGCGGCGTTCGGCGAGGCGCTTCTCGACCTCGGCGAAGCGGTGGGTGTCGAAGAGCCGACCCAGCAGCCGGCCGCGCGCCTCGGCGTCGGCGCGCAGGAAGCGGGCGAAGTCGCCCTGGGGCAACAGCACGACCTGGCAGAACTGCTCGCGGCTCATGCCGAGCAGCTGGGTGATCTCCTCGCCGATCTCCTGGTGGGAGCGGCTGAGGTCCTTCCAGGTGCGGGCCTGGGCGTCGTACTCGCGCAGCCAGCTCTGGGCCTTGTCCAGGGTGCTGCCCGAACCGCGCTTCTTGGGGCGCTCCCACGGCGGCTGCCGGGTGATCTCCAACCTGCGTCCGGCGACGGTCAGTTCGAGGCGGACCTCGGTGCGGGTGGTGGCGGCGGCATGGTCGCTGCGCAGGGTCATGCCCTGGCCGGACTGGCGGGCGCCCGGGACGGAGCCGTAGAGCGCGTAGCAGACGGCGTCGAGGACGGAGGTCTTGCCCGCGCCGGTCGGTCCGTGCAGCAGGAAGAGACCGGCCGTCGACAGGGCGTCGAAGTCCACGGTCTGGGAGCCGCCGAAGGGCCCGAACGCGGTGATGTCCAGACAGTGCAGCCTCACCGGGCACCCTCCCCTGTGTGCGTCGCGCGCGGTGTCACCGCGCCACCTCCCGTACCGTCTCGTCCGCCCGGACCGCGTCGAACGCGTCCCGCAGCACACTCTGTTCGTGTGCGTCGGGCCCGGCGCCGCGCACATGGGCCACGAAGTCCTCGGCGATCTCCTGGTCGCTGCGGTCCGCGAGCCGCTGGGCGTAGGACACGTCGGGGTCGTCCGGGGCCCGCTCGGGGTCGAAGGCGAGGCTGAGGGTGTGCGGGAAGCGCTCGGTGAGCCGGGCCATGGGGTCGGCGGGGCGGACCGCGTCGGTGAGGGTCGCCTCGACCCACGCCTCCTCGTGGCGCGAGAGCTCCGGGTCGGCGAGCAGGTCCTCCAGAGTTCCGCGGATGCGGGCCAGCGCGCGGGGCACCGGGCAGTCGACGCGCTCGGCGCTCACCGCGCCCTCGGCGTCCAGGTCGATCAGCCACATGCTCTTGCGGTGGCCGGCCTCGGAGAAGGAGTACGGCAGCGGGGAGCCGGAATAGCGCACGCGCTCGGTGATGGTCTGGCAGCCGTGCAGATGTCCCAGCGCCGCGTAGTCGACGCCGTCGAAGACGCCGGACGGTACGGCGGCCACTCCGCCGACCGTGATGTCCCGCTCGCTGTCGCTGGCCTCACCGCCGGTGACGAAGGCGTGGGCGAGGACGACGGACCGCGTCTTCCGCTGTCCGTGCGCGCGTGCGGCGAGGTCGGCGCGGACGCGGTCCATGGCGGCGGCGAGCACGGCCTC
Above is a window of Streptomyces sp. NBC_00490 DNA encoding:
- a CDS encoding exonuclease SbcCD subunit D, which translates into the protein MRLLHTSDWHLGRAFHRVNMLGAQAEFIGHLVTTVRERGVDAVVVSGDVYDRAVPPLAAVELFDDALHRLADLGVPTVMISGNHDSARRLGVGAGLIDRAGIHLRTEPAACGTPVVLADTHGDVAFYGLPYLEPALVKDEFGVDKAGHEAVLAAAMDRVRADLAARAHGQRKTRSVVLAHAFVTGGEASDSERDITVGGVAAVPSGVFDGVDYAALGHLHGCQTITERVRYSGSPLPYSFSEAGHRKSMWLIDLDAEGAVSAERVDCPVPRALARIRGTLEDLLADPELSRHEEAWVEATLTDAVRPADPMARLTERFPHTLSLAFDPERAPDDPDVSYAQRLADRSDQEIAEDFVAHVRGAGPDAHEQSVLRDAFDAVRADETVREVAR